The Streptomyces sp. ICC1 DNA window GCGCGGCGACGCCGCCCCGGGCCTGCCCGAGGACGTCTTCGAGGTCGGCGACGGCGGCCGCGGTGAAGTCGGCGTCGTTCAGGTGCGCGAAGGGGCCGCGGGTGCGGACCGCGCCGTGGACGTAGTACGTCTGGAGCGGCGAGAGGCTGGTCGGGGACCAGCCCCGGTTGCCGGTGATCGAGACGGTGGAGAAGGACCGGCCGTGGTAGCTGTTGCGCATCGCCAGGATCTGGTTGGAGCGGCGGTACGTCGTCGCGAGCAGCAGGGCGGTGTCGTTGGCCTCGGTGCCCGAGGTGGTGAAGAAGACCCGGGCGTCGGGGATGCCCGACAACGCGGCGACGCGTTCGGCCAGTTCGACCATGGGCCGGTTCAGGTACAGGGTGGAGGAGTGGATGATCCGGCCGGCCTGTTCGGAGACGGCCTTGGTGACCTCCGGCAGGGCGTGGGCGGTCATCGTGGTGAGGATGCCGCCGAAGAAGTCGAGGTAGCGGTTGCCGTCCGCGTCCCAGACGTGGCGGCCCTCGCCGTGGGTGAGCTCGATGGGGCGGTCGTAGTAGAGCGCGAGCCATTCGGGCAGGACGGTGCGGTGCCGGCTGTGCAGGGGGATCGGGTTGGTCACGGCTGTACGAGCCCTCCGTAGGCGTCGGGGCGGCGGTCGCGGTAGAAGGCCCACTGGTCGCGGACCTCCTTGATCAGGTCGAAGTCCAGGTCCCTGACGAGGAGTTCCTCCTCCTTGTCACTGGCGACCTCCCCGACGAACCGGCCGCGCGGGTCGACGAAGTAGCTGGTGCCGTAGAAGTCGTTGTCGCCGTACTCCTCCTGGCCGACGCGGTTGATGGCGGCGACGAAGTACTCGTTGGCGACGGCGGAGGCGGGCTGCTCCAGCTGCCACAGGTACGCGGACAGCCCCCGGGAGGTGGCGGAGGGGTTGTACACGAGCTGGGCTCCGGCGAGGCCGAGCGCGCGCCAGCCCTCCGGGAAGTGCCGGTCGTAGCAGATGTACACGCCGATCCGGCCGACGGCGGTGTCGAAGACGGGCCAGCCGAGGTTGCCCGGGCGGAAGTAGTACTTCTCCCAGAAGCCCTTGACCTGGGGGATGTGGTGCTTGCGGTACTTCCCGAGGTAGCTGCCGTCGGCGTCGATGACGGCGGCGGTGTTGTAGTAGAACCCCTCGGACTCCAGCTCGAAGACCGGTACGACGATCACCATGCCGGTCTCGCGGGCGAGCGCGCACATGCGCTGGACGGTGGGGCCGTCGGGGACGGCCTCGGCCCAGCGGTAGTGCTCGGGCTCCTGGACCTGGCAGAAGTAGGGGGCGTTGAAGACTTCCTGGAAGCCGATGATCTTCGCGCCCTGGGCGGCCGCCGCGCGGGCGTGCTCCTCGTGCTTCGCGATCATCGACTCGGTGTCTCCGGTCCAGGTGGCCTGGACCAGTGCGGCGCGGACGACTTGGGCCATGAGCTGCTCCTCGCGACGGGTACGCCGACTTCTACGCACGTAGAGGGTGTACGACGGCTGCGCGTAGGGAGTTGAAGGTAGGCCTCGGCCAGGCCCGGGGCAAGACCGCCTTGCGCGGTTGGAGTAGTCGATCACCAAACGCAGGAGTTACGTCGCTGCGCGGTCGCTTCCGGTCATGAGACGGGCAGATTCGCGACGCGAAGCGCATGCAACAGGTCACGGTGGTGGGTCCCCGAGAGGGCTTCGGCCGCGCGCAGCAGCCGGGGCGCGAACCACCTCGGATCCCGGCGCGCGAGGCGGGCCGACTCCTCGGCGGTGCGGACCCGGACGAAGGCCCCGAGCAGGACGTCGGCCTCCCGGGTGCGGCCGGCGGCGCCGAGCGCGAGTGCGACTTCGGCGAGCTCCGCGGCGGGCCGGGCCGCGCCCTGGCGCAGCAGGGCGTCGCAGTCGGCAGGGCCCAGTGCGGCGGCGGCCGCGGCGAACCGGGCGGGCGGCAGCGAGGCCGCCTCCCAGAGCAGGGTGGCCCAGTCGGCGGCCAGCCCGGCCCGCGCCAGGCCCTCGCCCAGCCCTGGCAGCCAGTGCGCGGGCCAGGCCGCGGCCTCGCAGAGCAGCGCGTGCGCCTCCCCGCTGCGGCCCTGCGCCCGCAGCCCGATGAGCGCCTCCACGAGCCCGCCCACGGGATCCCCGTCCCGCGCCGCACCGCCCCCGGCGGCCGGCTCCGCCCCGTCCGCCGGATCCGTGGCCCAGGCCGGATCCGTGGCCCAGGCCGGACCCCCGGTCCCGGCCGGACCCCCGGTCCCGGCCGGACCCCGGCGGTGCCCGGAGCCGGAGTCAGAGCCGGACTCGCCTCGGGAGCCGGAGTCAGAGCCAAAGCCCGCGCCAAAGTCGCCTCGGGGGCCCCGTACGGCCCCGCCGTGGCCGCCCGCGTCGGTCGGCGGCGCCTCGTCCGCAGCGGCCGGCCGGACCTGCTCCACGACGGCGGACCGGGGCTCGGGGCGGCCGAACCGGGCTCCGCACAGCGGGGCGTCCCCCGACGGATGGCCCGGGGGCAGGGCGAAGGCCCGGTCCTGCGACTCCGGGGCGCCGGCGAACCGGGCTCCGCCCGCCCGCCGCGCACCGCGCAGCCACCGCCCCTCGGCCCGCCCGACCGGCTCGTGCGATCCGGCCTGCGATCCGCCCTGCGATCCGTCCTGCGATCCGGCCCGCGTCTCCTCCGGCGCGCCGGCCTGCGCTCCCACCGCCGCCACACCCTGCGCCGCACCCCCGGCCGCGCGCTGCGCGGGGACCGCGCCCAGGGGACCGGCTCCGGCCGGCCGGCCGGCACCGTCCACCCGGGCCGCCGGCTCCGGCGCGACCGCCGCGAGCCGGGAGGTCAGGTCCCCTTGGCGGGCCGCCGCCCGGGCCGCGTCGTCGCGGGTCCAGGACAGTTCCCGGGACAGGGCCCCGGCCGCCTCGGGGTCCGCCGTCTCCACGAGCCGCGCCGACAGCTCCCGCAGCGCGGTCTGCGCCTGCGTC harbors:
- a CDS encoding nitrilase-related carbon-nitrogen hydrolase, which gives rise to MAQVVRAALVQATWTGDTESMIAKHEEHARAAAAQGAKIIGFQEVFNAPYFCQVQEPEHYRWAEAVPDGPTVQRMCALARETGMVIVVPVFELESEGFYYNTAAVIDADGSYLGKYRKHHIPQVKGFWEKYYFRPGNLGWPVFDTAVGRIGVYICYDRHFPEGWRALGLAGAQLVYNPSATSRGLSAYLWQLEQPASAVANEYFVAAINRVGQEEYGDNDFYGTSYFVDPRGRFVGEVASDKEEELLVRDLDFDLIKEVRDQWAFYRDRRPDAYGGLVQP